The Gemmatimonadaceae bacterium DNA segment GCATCGCCGGCAGCGCCGCGAGCGACGACCGTGAGCTGAACGCGATGCCCTGTGCCGGCAGCGACGCCGCGATGAACTCGCGCAGCCGCACCTTGCCGAACACGACGGCCGCCGGATACAGCACGAAGAGCATAAATCCCACGCAGATGGCGCTGACGACGCCGATGTACACCACCAGCGCACCCGCGGCGGCGAGCCCCATCCGCGCGGCCAGTGGGACGGCCAGCGCAAACACGCCCACCGGTGCCAGCGCGAGGATTGCGCGCACGAGGATCAGCGAGGCGTCCTGGATGCCCTCGAAGACGCGGAGCACGGCCGTGCGGCGGTCCTCGGCCACGCGCGAGAGCGCGGCGGCGAAGAGCACGGAGAACAGGATCAGCGGAAGCATCGCGCCGTCGGCCGCGGCCTTGATGGGATTCACCGGCACGAGTCCCACGAGCCACTCGCCAATCGTCGGGACGCGCCCGCCCTCGCTGCTCACCTCGGCGGCCGTGCTGCGCATCGCCTCCACCGTGGCGGCGTCAAACGAGAACGACCCCAGTAGCCAGGCGCCCATCAGCACGCCGACGGCGCTGGCCAGCGCCAGCACGACCACGAAGATGGCCACCGAGCGCAGGCCGAGTCGTCCGACCGCGCGGGCGTCGGGCGCGGAGCCCACGCCGACGATGAGCGTGGCCGTCACCAGCGGGATGACGGTCATCCGGATGGCATTGATGAACAACGTCCCGACCGGGCCGAGCACCGCGAGGATGGTCTGGGCGGCCGGGGCGCTGGAGCCGGAAAGGCCGAGGCCCAGCGCGAGGCCGGCGACGAGGGCGAGGAGCACCTGGAGCGTGAGCGGCATCCTATATAATGATGCCGTCACCCCGTGCGGCGCCTCCCCGTGTAGATTCCTCGCTATGACTTACAAGACCGCTACCGACCTCATCAACGAGGCCAAGACCCGCATCCGCGAGGTCACGGCCAGCGACGTCCTCGCCACGCTCGGCAAGCCCGGCGCGCCGGTGCTGCTCGACGTGCGCGAGCCCAACGAGACCAACCTCGGCCGCATCCCGGGCGCGATCGTGATTCCACGCGGCACGATGGAATCCAAGATCGAGCCGCTGATCCCGCGCGACGCCAACCTCGTGGTGTACTGCGCGGGTGGCAATCGCTCGGCGTTGGCGGTGGATACGCTGCAGCAGATGGGCTACAGCAATGCCGCGTCGATGGCCGGCGGGTGGGGCGCGTGGATGTCTGCGAACGGCCCTGTCGAGGGATGAGTTGACCGGCGCGGGGGCACTCGCGCCGTCGTTCACACGGCTGCGGCAGGCCCTCGCGGCCCGTCCGGCCGCGTTGGCCGAGCGCGACCCGCCGTTCAAGGAAGCGGCGGTGACGCTGGTGCTGCGCGAAGGGGCGGATGACCTCGAGCTGCTCTTGATCCGCCGCGCCACGCGCGAGGGCGATCCGTGGAGTGGACAGATCGGTCTGCCCGGCGGGCGCTGGGCGCCGGAGGATGCCTCGCTCGAGCAGACGGCATTGCGCGAGACGCGCGAGGAAGTCGGGCTGGACATCACCCGCAGCGGCGAAGTGCTAGGCGTGTTGGACGAGCTGCGTCCGCGGACGCCGGTGCTGCCGCCGATCATCGTGCGGCCCTTTGTGTGCGCGCTGCGCGAGGTGCCGGCGCTGCTGCCGAGCGACGAGGTCGCCGAGCTGCGCTGGGTGCGAGTGGGCGCGCTGTTCCATCCGGCGGCGCGCGTGCACACCAGCGTGCGTGTGCGTGACATCCAGATGCGGGTTGAGGCCTATCAACTGGACGACTTCACCGTGTGGGGGATGACCGAGCGCATCCTCTCGACTTTCGAGGAGATCTGGCGATGAACGGGTCTGGGCCGATGGCGGGACCACCGACGGCGCGCGCGGCCTGGGTCGCGCTTGGCGTGACGTCGGCCGCGACCGCGACCTCGCTGCTGGTGGACCGCACGGTGTACGAGCTGTTCAACGCACCCGGCGTGTACGACAAGGACCTCGGCAAGCTGCTGCGCGTGATGGGCTTTGCCGGCACGTGGCTCTTCCTCGCGCTGGCGGTGGGGCTGCAGCACGACGGTTCCGAAGCGGCGCGCACGATCGCGAGGCGACGCGGCTGGCTGATCTTCTGGGCGCCGGTGCTCAGCGGCGCGTTGGCCGAGGTGCTCAAGATCGTGGTCCGCCGGCAGCGGCCGGGACTCAATGACGGCGCCTACGGCTTTCGGCCCTGGGACGAGCGCACGTGGAGCGGCGCCGGGCTGGCCTTCCCAAGTTCGCACGCGGCGGTGGCCTTCGGCGGCGCGTTCATCCTGGCGCGGCTGTTTCCGCGCGCGCGCTGGGTGGTCATCGTGCTCGCGCTGGGCTGCGGCGTGACGCGCATCGTGGCGCGCGCGCACTTCGTCAGCGACGTGGTGTTCGCGGCCGGGCTGGGTTGGCTCGTCAGTTGGTGGCTGTGGCGCTACCGACCTCAAGCCGCAGGATCACCCTGATCAACCGGTAGTGGTACGACGAGCCGTCGGCCGGCGGGTTGTTGATGCGGCGGCGTTCGACGCGGATGTGCTGCCGCACCCCGGGTTCGAAGGTGAATCCTTCAATCTCGGCGCTGAAGAACTTTGACTCCGACTCGCCGGGCCAGATCACCTGGTAGCAGGTCGTGGGAAACGGCGCGAAGCACGCCGCCCGCTCCTCCAACACCGTGAACTGGACTTCGTCGCGCGAGGCGAAGGGCTCGGCGCAGCCGACGAGGCCGGCAGCGAGCGCGAGGATGCTGAAGTGGATTCGGAGGCGGCTCATCACAGCGGTACTACCCGCGAGGACGCGCGCCTGTCACCGATTCAGCCGTAGGTGACGCCCGGGTAGATCAGGTTGATCGCCGCGCGGAACACCGGTCCGAACACGGGTGGGAACATCCGCCACGCGAGGAAGATGCCGAGGAAGCCGAGGATCGGCGTCGTCCAGACGAACATTTGGTAGCGCGCCGTGAGCTTCTTGTTCATCAGCAAGGTGATGGCGGCGCTACCGTCGAGCGGCGGGAAGGGCAGCAGGTTGAACACGCCGAGCAGCAGGTTGAGCGAGAAGCCGATGCTGAGGAAGCTGCCGAGCGTGGACCAGACCGCGCCGGCCTCCGTGGCCGTGAGCTGGCTGAAGCTCACCGACTCCGGGGGCGTGAAGATGCCGGCATAGGCGAGGGCACGCATCGCGAGGAAGCAGAGCAACACGAGCGAGAAGTTGGCGGCTGGTCCCGCGAGCGCCATCACTGCGGCCCGGTTGGGGTACTTCAGCGCCCAGCGCGGATCGTAGGGCGCACTGGCGTAGCCCATCGGCCAGCCGATGGTCACCGACGTGAGCAGCGGCAGGATGATCATCCCGAACGGTTCGCGGCGGATGTGCGGCATCGGGTCCAGCGACACCTGTCCGCCGGCATAGGCCGTGGGGTCGCCGCCGCGCAGCGCCGCCCAGGCGTGGGCCGCTTCGTGGAGCGTGGTGCTGAACAGGAAGACCGCGAAGAACGCGAGGCCGGTGGCGATCTCGGGCGTCACGCGGCTACTTGGCCTCGCGCAGGCGGATCAAGCCTTCCTGCGCCGACGAGGCCACGAGCTGGCCGTTGCGGGTGAACACCTGCCCGCGCACGAAGCCGCGCGCGCCGAAGGCCGTCGGCGAGTCGTTCACGTAGAGCAGCCACTCGTCCGCGCGGAAGGGCCGGTGCAGCCACAGCGTGTGGTCCAGCGAGGCGATGATGAGGCGCGGGTCGCGCCACGAGACGCCGTGCGGCTGCAGCGAGGTCGGCAGGAAGCCGTAGTCGGAGGCGTACGCCAGGGTCGCCTGGTGCAGGATCGGCGCGTCGCCGATGCGCTCGCGCAGCTTGAACCAGATCATCCGCTTGGCGCCCGACGCATCGGTGCGCTCGCGTTCAAACAGCTTGCTCGGGTGGACGCGCCGGAACTCCAGCGGGCGGTCCTGCGTCACGATCGCGCGCAAGGCCTCCGGGTACCTGTCCACGTTGGCGCGGATCACGTCGAGTTCGTCCTCGAGT contains these protein-coding regions:
- a CDS encoding dicarboxylate/amino acid:cation symporter, which codes for MPLTLQVLLALVAGLALGLGLSGSSAPAAQTILAVLGPVGTLFINAIRMTVIPLVTATLIVGVGSAPDARAVGRLGLRSVAIFVVVLALASAVGVLMGAWLLGSFSFDAATVEAMRSTAAEVSSEGGRVPTIGEWLVGLVPVNPIKAAADGAMLPLILFSVLFAAALSRVAEDRRTAVLRVFEGIQDASLILVRAILALAPVGVFALAVPLAARMGLAAAGALVVYIGVVSAICVGFMLFVLYPAAVVFGKVRLREFIAASLPAQGIAFSSRSSLAALPAMLDSVRRTLKLPPSIGSFFIPLAASMFRAGAGIGQTVGVLFIAKLYGVDLDAAQLATIAVTSVITSFSVPGVPGGSILVMVPVLMAAGIPIEGIGILLGVDTIPDMFRTTTNVTGHMAAAVIVARGEAPADSSGDAPLPAAAS
- a CDS encoding CoA pyrophosphatase, which gives rise to MTGAGALAPSFTRLRQALAARPAALAERDPPFKEAAVTLVLREGADDLELLLIRRATREGDPWSGQIGLPGGRWAPEDASLEQTALRETREEVGLDITRSGEVLGVLDELRPRTPVLPPIIVRPFVCALREVPALLPSDEVAELRWVRVGALFHPAARVHTSVRVRDIQMRVEAYQLDDFTVWGMTERILSTFEEIWR
- a CDS encoding phosphatase PAP2 family protein, with the translated sequence MNGSGPMAGPPTARAAWVALGVTSAATATSLLVDRTVYELFNAPGVYDKDLGKLLRVMGFAGTWLFLALAVGLQHDGSEAARTIARRRGWLIFWAPVLSGALAEVLKIVVRRQRPGLNDGAYGFRPWDERTWSGAGLAFPSSHAAVAFGGAFILARLFPRARWVVIVLALGCGVTRIVARAHFVSDVVFAAGLGWLVSWWLWRYRPQAAGSP
- a CDS encoding DUF4377 domain-containing protein produces the protein MSRLRIHFSILALAAGLVGCAEPFASRDEVQFTVLEERAACFAPFPTTCYQVIWPGESESKFFSAEIEGFTFEPGVRQHIRVERRRINNPPADGSSYHYRLIRVILRLEVGSATATN
- a CDS encoding site-2 protease family protein yields the protein MTPEIATGLAFFAVFLFSTTLHEAAHAWAALRGGDPTAYAGGQVSLDPMPHIRREPFGMIILPLLTSVTIGWPMGYASAPYDPRWALKYPNRAAVMALAGPAANFSLVLLCFLAMRALAYAGIFTPPESVSFSQLTATEAGAVWSTLGSFLSIGFSLNLLLGVFNLLPFPPLDGSAAITLLMNKKLTARYQMFVWTTPILGFLGIFLAWRMFPPVFGPVFRAAINLIYPGVTYG
- a CDS encoding acyl-CoA thioesterase II, whose protein sequence is MPVPPSPDPVSVVAEFIQLLELEPLEHNIYRGANRDIGTGRVFGGQVFAQSLAAARKTVPDGREAHSVHGYFLREGDTRAPIVYFVDRPRDGRSFTSRRVTAIQHGEAIFHLSASFHLAEPGMDHQIAMPEVPAPEELEDELDVIRANVDRYPEALRAIVTQDRPLEFRRVHPSKLFERERTDASGAKRMIWFKLRERIGDAPILHQATLAYASDYGFLPTSLQPHGVSWRDPRLIIASLDHTLWLHRPFRADEWLLYVNDSPTAFGARGFVRGQVFTRNGQLVASSAQEGLIRLREAK